Within Triticum dicoccoides isolate Atlit2015 ecotype Zavitan chromosome 1B, WEW_v2.0, whole genome shotgun sequence, the genomic segment CAACCTTGTGTACACAACCTTATGATAAGAtacttctcttcttttcttttcATTACAAAGCTTCTTAATCCTCACATTTTAAAATTTGACATGTCCAACATTCTAATGCTCATCCCAATGTTCTCTATTTTTCAAAGCGGGATTATATGGTGTCTTACAGTCGAGTTACCAACATATGACTTCGCTATTTTGCTTCCAACCTTGTTGGATATAGGATTGTAGTGAGGTTCGTTTGCCAATGCCACCCTTCGTTCAGGTTTGCATTGCCAAAGAAAGCTTGGAAATCTATAGCCAAAGTTAGGGCAAAGAAAAGTAAAACCATGTGCAGACAAATTGGCTACCTCAAGCTAGTGTGGGCTGGCATCAAAACATGGAGAGATGACGAGTTAAAAGGTCAATGAGCAAGTGTTGCACACTAATACTGGgtattaattctaaaaatgaaactatacTAACCATACTCTTACTGGTAGCAAATATCTCTTCTTAAAGAAGTAAACATCCTAAACAACAAAATCCATATAGTTATAATAGATATTATGATGCAACCAGATTGTATTGAACAACTAAACGGTGTATATAAAAATATGCATTATGGCTGGACGATAATTGAAACCAAATCAACCTACTTAAAGGTTCACATCGACAGATCCTTCCTACTCAATAAATCCATAATAGCCCCCAACACATGCTAGGTGTGGGGCAGATGATTTCATCACTTGCCGCTTCACTTTGGGACGTTTCGCTCATGTCCATCAAGTTTCAGCAAGATGGCGTCATATATTCCCATTAATCATAAGCATGGGACCTGTCCTTGAGGAATTTCAGCTAGCATGTTTGTTCATGCTAGTAGCTAGATTCATGCAGTGTGGAGAAGGTTGGGGGTTTAAAAAGGTTGGAGGCTGATCAATCTTCACCATGATTCGGCTTCAGAGAAGGAGATGAAGAAAACGGGGGAATGCTGAGAGCAAGAGAACCTCCAAATGGACCAATGTCCACGACACAACCAGAAACCTACAGACCATGAAGGcacaaacagaaaacaaaactcgCACGAGGCCCCCGCGTCGGCACGTCGTCCCCAGGGGCGACTTGAGTGATACTCATGTAAATTGCAACGAAAATGCCAATGTTAGTTTAGCTAACTTTGCGCATAATGAGGGCATAACTATGACTTGGATTGGTTTTGGCCTAGTAGAAGCAGTAGAGCTAGCTATGATTGATTGTATGAACACTATGAGTTGAGTAATGCATTATTTCACTCGCAAAAAAAAGTGTAATGTGAGGAAGAGAGATTTGAAGTACGAGACAAATCACACATGGTTTAAACCTATACTATCTCTATCTTCTTATCTTTACATTTAACATAATTATACTCCTAACATCCGTAAAAAAAAAAGAACCCTCTCCACATGCTATGTTTGTTGTTCGTAGCAACTGCATGTTACAGTAAGCTAGATTTGTCTTGAAATGTGAGTTTGTGAGACATGGGTCATCCACTCAACTTCATTCTCCCTCTAATAATATGTGAAGAAATATTAAACAAGACCACATACTGTCAGCCACATTTGACAAGCTTGTGACAGAAATGAGGTGTGTTGTGCACCACTACCACGAATTTAGAGTTGTGACGCTAGCCTACGCACCGAACTGAATGACCTGCCTTCTTGAATTTGTGTGTTATTATCGACTTCTTTTGGGGTTTATTCCCGGTTTGTATGGCTGTAATAAGTTTCTGGTGGTGTGAATACTAGATGCAGAGGCCGGCCAATGTATATTGTGGAAAATCACTAAAAATATCATTTCCAAAAAGACAAAATGAAGAAATGGAATTAGCGCAGTGACATGGAAGACATTATTGTTTGCACatatatttcaattttttttgcGAGAGACATATATTCAAGTTTAATGACAAGTACGGCTACTTAATCAGATACTTGTATTTTTTTACAAACACTTCACAATATGATTTTTTATTTGACAATATCAAAGCATCACTTTTGTTTTAGGGAACATGACACATTTTACACTTTTGTTAGCAGAAGAATTACCGTGTACCTGTTATGTAATACACACTAGCAAAAACCCGGTTAATTGATTTGCATAGCGAATCAACGATTTATTCATCTGCTCAGCAAGATCAATGAGATTGTAATGTTCAAATTGCTTCTATTCTCCAGTATCTGTTGGAGACCCTGCTTACTCTAAGATTGTGATATCACACCTTACACCGAAAGCATCGTCTTTCAGGTAGCCGGATCCCTCCAAGACGCTCCTCGCGATGAGCTTCCCACCATGTCCTCGCCCATGGGAGAATTCGCGTGGTGAACTGCTAGCCCTACTGCACGATGGCACCGGGTTTCTGTCCTGGCCGAGCAAATTGATCTCGTACCTCGCTTTGACAACGCCTTCATCATCATCACGGGTGTAATTACGCATGATGACGATGGATATCCAGCCGGCGTCCTCTGAGGTTTGGCCGTCGGGGTAGTATTGCATACTCCAGTGACGACCACCGATGACGAACACCATGGACATGACGCATCTGCCATTACCGAGCCCTTTGGTTTGGGAGTAGCCGTCTATCTTGAGAACGTGTGACCGGATACGGCGGTGGCCTGGTCGATGATGATCTGCACGAGGGAAGGGCAGCTTGTCTTAAGGTGCTGAAAGTCATCGCTCGCCATGACGGCCTCAAGGTTGCCCGGAATCTGACTGAGGAAGTTGAAGCACGCCTCCTTGAGGCCACAACAGCCATGCTGCTCGGCTAGTGTCAGGGTGGTCGCCACCGTGCTCTTGTCAATGTTGTCGCACAACATGTCCTCGCAGATCAACTTTAGCCTTTCGAGATTATACCTATCTGCCGCCACGAGCAGGTGCTGGGCCATCTCCACCTTCTCGCCGCCGTCAATTTTGGGCAGTGAATCAGTGTAGATGAACTCGAGCATGGCCTCGAAGACTGTCGGCTCCATGTCGTCGACCTGCACCTTGCCCGCAGTGTTCTCCGACATTGGGCCGAAGAGCTCTGCCATGAAGACCGAGGAACAAGCGGCGAGCATGTACCTATGCGCCGTGAAGAGCTCGCTGCTGACCTCGAACGTCACGGCCCCTCCCCGTTCGCTCCTCAGGAGGGCGAGGAGCTGCCGTTGCAGGTCGGACGGCGGGACGACGACAGGCCGGGGGGCGTCGGCGGGCTTTGCACAGATCCTGTGGACGACAACATCGTACTTGAGTCTGAAACGATCATCTCTTAGGTATCTCTTCAATTCATGTCCGGCGATCAACCGGGGAAGGCCGTACTGGTCTTTGGAAGCGTAGGGTTTGATCTTGGAGCGGTTTCTGCTGTACGACGGCACCGGCTCCCCGTCCTGGTCGAGCAAGCTGATGCTGAACTGCGCCATGACCATCTCGCCGTCGATGTTGGTGCCACCGAGAAGCTGCAGAAACACGGAGACCCAGCCGGCGTTGGCCGAACCCTTGCGGCCGTCGGGGTAGATCTTCACGCACCAGTTGTAGCCCCCGGCGTCGAACTTGGCGGTGTGTAAACGGGTGTTGAGCCAGGGCTCGACGACGAAAGAGACGATCGAGGGCTTGTCGTACCACGCCACAATGCACGACGCAGTCTGCCATGGCATTGGCGTGCCGGTGGCGGCAGCGACACTGGCGTCACCATCCACCGAAGGAGACGCTGGACGTGACATAGGGCTACAAGATACAGAGGGACCCCGATGCCGAGCTAGAAGATGAAGACCTACCCTTCCATGGATGCCACAAAAATCACGCATTGGAATCAGGAGCTTCTGTttagctttttttttttttttgaggggaggaGCTTCTGTTTAGCTGTTAGGCAAGATATACACGTATGGTAGGTTACAACATAAATCACGATAACACATTGAAACAATTACGGCACTAATTTGATCCCATAAGGTCAGCCATAATTACGATCGTAATTGGCTGGGTATTCTATCACGTGAAAGATAAATGACGCGAATATCCGGTGAACGTCCGCTGGGAGCAAAATTGCCGGCCAACGCCTGAGTTGCCTTGCAGAACATTTTCCAAAGCTGCGGAGAATTTTTGCAATTTGTGAACAATTCTTGAATTCATGAACATCCTTTTCAAATTTGCGTTGTAAAAAATCCACAATTTCTTAATTCATCAacatattttcaaattcatgaatatttttcgaattcattatatttttttgaatttgtaaacattttttaaaattaatgAAGAAACTTTAAATTCGCGGAATTTTTGAAATTCAAGAATAGGTTTAATTCAAGAACAGTTTTTAACTCacacttttttttcaaaatcatgaacattttcaaattaaTTTTTGTTTGAAATCCCGAACACCGCACATGGGTTGGCCCAAAGCGCTCGCTGCAGGAGCGACAGGGTGCGCGTTTGCTAGGCGGGCATCGCACAACGCACCAGATTAGGAGGTCCAGGTAGGCCTCTGCTGCACGCCTAAGCTTCCACTCAAAGGCCCAAAAGCAACAGAGTGGTCCTTGATTCGTAACACAACATTCGCAGTTttgcacaccggaggacagaaacgCAATGCAACAACCGCTAGTCTGCCACCGCGCGCACCGGCCACGATGCTGCGATCTTTCCTTGCTCTCCGTCACCCTCGCACTCTCCTCTCCCATCGCCAcgagcgccgccgtctcggccgCAGCGCGGATGCGATCCCGTCCCCATCCCGGAGCTACATGTCGTCGGAGTACAAGACGACGGCCACCAAAGCCGATTGCGCGGCGGCCAAATCATTACCACCTGCCTCTGCTAACCGCCATGGCCGCACATCACCCAACCACAGGCGGCAGCATCTGTACCTGGTTCTCGACGACCGGAAGAAGGGCTTCAGCATCCACAAGCTGGACCTGCACGACAGCTCGGACGGCGGCGACTTGGCCCTGCCTCCGGTCCACGACCAATCGAGTGAACAAACTAATTACTGGAGCTTCGCCGCCCTTGGCAGCAACATCATCGCCATGGGGAACCTAAGGCACTACTCGGAAAAAGATTGTGTCACCCTCGTGTACGACACGGAGACGGCGGGGCTTTCCACCCTCTCTGATGTTCCAGAGCCGTTGTGTGCTCATTGGCTCGGCTCCACACGGCGGCGGTCGGTAATGAGAGCTACTACAAAGGATGCATGCATCGCCTCGAAGATGTGCCTCCACCGACGGACACGGCGGCGCACCGGTGGGGGAACAGCAACCACTGGTCTTGGAGCAGCATACCATGGACACTCCCTTTCAACGTGTTCCAAATGCAGTCGATCACAGTGCACCGGACGAATAGAGGGGACACATTGTTTGTATCGGTTGAGGGGGGTCGAGACTCAGACCCCTGGGGCGAGGGGGGTGGTGACCCGGAcctatatctggccatgggccgggccgggccgggtttgggccgggcctgaaaaagcccacagcagaaaactgaggcccaggccctcccaggccctaacactgggcctacttttcaagcccaagcccggcccatctggtaaaaagccttaaaaagcccttagggcttagggccatgggtcgggcctcttccttaaaatgccaatatgccaagcccaagcccgtccaggccctactggtgggctcaaaagtcaggcccaagcccggcccatgggcAAGCCCATTGGGCCTAGGCCCTGCATTTTAGGGCCGGACCTGGAtgggccgacagggccgggcctgagatggccaggactactcGGACCCCTTGGGCCAGGAAAGCCCCTCCGGCACCTACTCCCATGACACCGAGAGCGGCAAGTGGAGGGGCCATGGCAAGTGGGGTCTACCCTTTTTTGGCCAAGTCCACTTCGACAAGGAGCTCGACGCGTGGGTTGGGCTACACAAGGCACATGAATACCCAGATGGCTACATCTGCTCCTGCGACGTCATCTCTCCCACCGAGAGCCACACAAAGCCGGCTTGGAAACTATGCAAGGAGTTGATGTTCGACCCTGATGCAGCCATGAAGCTATATATGGATAGGCACGTCCCGGCTAGTCTTGTGTACATGGGTGATAGTAGCTACTGTCTCGTCGAGGTCTTGCCGCAAGAAAGATTCAACAAGAGGCACCACTCCAGCACTGGCAGCAAGTGCATGATCCGTTGGTCCACGTTCCAACTCAAGTACGGCGAGAACGGCGAGCTCAGAACCACTGCCCACAAGCCTAACCGCTCCTTCCTCTTTTCCAAATATAATGAGGATTTTCAGGTGCGGGCATTTTGGATGTGATGGAGGTCGTATTTCTACTCCTAAtatagcagttggtgaatagtcttccGGTTTTTTCGCTGGTTTTTTATCGTCTATCCCCTCCCTTC encodes:
- the LOC119350822 gene encoding BTB/POZ and MATH domain-containing protein 2-like; the protein is MSRPASPSVDGDASVAAATGTPMPWQTASCIVAWYDKPSIVSFVVEPWLNTRLHTAKFDAGGYNWCVKIYPDGRKGSANAGWVSVFLQLLGGTNIDGEMVMAQFSISLLDQDGEPVPSYSRNRSKIKPYASKDQYGLPRLIAGHELKRYLRDDRFRLKYDVVVHRICAKPADAPRPVVVPPSDLQRQLLALLRSERGGAVTFEVSSELFTAHRYMLAACSSVFMAELFGPMSENTAGKVQVDDMEPTVFEAMLEFIYTDSLPKIDGGEKVEMAQHLLVAADRYNLERLKLICEDMLCDNIDKSTVATTLTLAEQHGCCGLKEACFNFLSQIPGNLEAVMASDDFQHLKTSCPSLVQIIIDQATAVSGHTFSR